The Neomonachus schauinslandi unplaced genomic scaffold, ASM220157v2 HiC_scaffold_2233, whole genome shotgun sequence genome segment tctctggttttttttttttaagattttaagatttaaagatttaagatttatttatttatttatttgagagagagagagcgcgagcgcacaagcagggggagtagcagaggttgtgggagaagcaggctccctgctcagcccagggactccatcccaggatgctgggatcatgacctgagccgaagacagatgccaaactgactgagccccccaggcacgcccctgtctctgttttgttttttttttttttttaagattttatttatttatttttgacagagagacatagcgagagcaggaacacaagcagggggagtgggagagggagaagcagccttcccgcagagcagggagcccgatgtgggactcgatcccaggaccctgggatcatgacctgagccgaaggcagacgcttaacgactgagccacccaggcgccccaacccctgTCTctgttttaagataaatatttttaaaaactttatggaaagtttctttcatttaattcaaaattatggaaatttcagaatgaaaccagaaaattttccaaattaaggatttcttttaacattcttgcccccccccaaaattagtcaatttcttttaaaactgtgacatcttaggagtgcctgggtagcacagttggttgaatgcctggctcttggttttggctggggttgtgatctcatggtttcatgagattgagccccacatcaggctctagtCAGCAGAGAGTtggcttgagtttctctccctctgcccctcctctcacatgctcagtctctctctctctgaaataaataaataaatgtaaaaacagtaacattttaattttataatgatgTTTAATATAATCTTTATTAAATGGCATTAAAATGAGGCTAATCATGAGCACTCTATAGCTCTTGATGGCATAGTATTTGTTATAGTCTATTTTAAGATGAGTAACCAAGCCATAGCTTTATTGGTATACTATAGTTATTTAGCTATATGATAGCCTTGAAATTTGAGGGCTTAAAAACTATCTTTAATGTGTACTTAACTAATGAAGCAATTCCTTAAACCAAAAATGGAATGGACCTTCAGTAAGGCATATTCTCAAAGGGACCAGATTATTTAAATCAGCAAACACAGGGAGTCATGTCTTAGTCATGTCTTTTTCTGAATTTAGTAACCCCCATGTGCTAAAAATTTGTTTGCTCCTCTTTATGCAAATGTCTTGAGTTTATGGcttccacaatttaaaaaagaattacaagtaGTTAGAACTATAAATCTCTTGCATAGATCTATAACCATTGAATCCTATCTTTAAAAGTGTTCCAAATGAAGACTGCCACTCACTTTCACCTATAACCTAAGATTGCCTTGGGTAgccatttacaattttttttcaaaagagaaatttggaATTTTCCCAGTGGCCGCCATCTTATCAGAAGGATTTCAGATATTGAATAGTTGGCTTCTTAACAGTCTTgagaatgattaaaatatttttctcttttaatataagACTGATAAGCTTTATTGCAATTTATAACAGTTGCGATGCAAATTTCCACTTGGTTTTTGCATTTGAGataagaacaggaaaataaaattgagtaaattaattcaatttagaatgtttttatttatttttatttatttttttaaagattttatttatttatttgagagagagagagcacatgagagtggggaggttcagagggagaagcagactccctgctgagcggggagcccgatgtgggactcgagatcccgggactccaggatcatgacctgagccgaaggcagtcgctcaaccaactgagccacccaggcgtcctagaATGTTTTTATGCTCTAGTCTCTGTAAACCAATTCTGGAATAAAATGGgtataaacaaacagaaaatataactTGAATTCCTGATTCAGTGGGTTTTTGTTGGGGGGGgttagaaagaaattattttgcaaatagGAATGGATATAATGCATATTTAAGTTGTCCTTCAGAATGGAAACTACAATATTCACCCTGAGCAGATACAGTAATTGAAAAAGCTCTAAAAGGAACCAAAGATaaatatactttgtatttctAGGAATCAGTACATGGTAAAAATCATtaatatcaaagaaaataaatctttggatAAACTGGTATGTAACTTGCATATCAGCATTGATTAGAAACACCATTACGTTGAGGTGGTAACTTAGAGAACTTGAATCTTGAGTTATTCTCTTCACAGTTGAACTAAATGTTTAGAATAATTTAACATAGTATAATTATTAAGCAATAGAAATTGTAGTGTTAGCAATGGAATAAACTTAATAAGAGGCCATTCCAAAATGATCAATTTCTAAAAGTCTAAAAAACACAGCATCACTAGTAACCTACAAACATGGACTTTTCGTGTTCATATACATGATAATATAGTTAGTCCAGTAGTACGTTCTCTTAGATGTATATATCCAAGGTAAAACTTTTCTTAGGATTCTAATTTGTAAGACAAAAACCACCTTTAAAGAGCTAGTGGTCACACACAAGGAATGtataaagacaaaattaaaagccTACAAAGTAAAACATGGACCAATATATGAAGGAATTATGAGAGAAacaatagaaatgaaagaaatagtaTAAACACAAACGTACTTCCATTTCGAGCCACAGGATGTCGTTGTTCTCCAAGGAGAGGATGCTTTAAACAGAAGGAAATTACGGTAATTCACGGGCCAGAAAGAATCTCCACGGTTCCGGTGTTTTAAAGACTCTAAACACCCATGTTGTTAAAATCAGTTGGGATCTCAGGAACAAAGACTTGAAAGGTCTAAAAGGACCACACCTTTCCGCTCTTGAAATGTTGATTTACTAACCAGAAGCAAAGCAGGATGTTAGCTTCAGGACCAGGTGGCCAGGGAACCAAGTACTTGCTGCTCTCGGTTCTGCTCCTTGCAGCGTGGGGGGCCGAGAGCGGCCAGGTCCATTACTCGGTCCCGGAGGAGGCCAAACACGGCACCTTCGTGGGCCGCATCGCCCAGGACTTGGGGCTGGAGCTGGCAGAGCTGGTGCCGCGCCTCTTCCGAGTGGCGTCCAAGGGTCACGGGGATCTTCTGGAGGTGAATCTGCAGAATGGCATTTTGTTTGTGAATTCTCGGATCGACCGGGAGGAGCTGTGTGGACGGAGCGCGGAGTGCAGCATCCACCTGGAGGTGATCGTGGACAGGCCGCTTCAGGTTTTCCATGTGGAGGTGGAGGTGAAGGACATTAACGATAATCCGCCTGTATTCCCAGCAAcacaaaaaaatttgtttatttccGAAACAAGGGCTCTTGACTCTCATTTTTCACTAGAGGGCGCCTCTGATGCAGATATCGGGGCCAACGCTCTGCTCACTTACAAACTGAGCCCCAGtgagtatttttctttggaagTACCCACCAACGACGATCAGGTAAAACCGCTTCAACTAGTACTAAAAAAACTCTTAGACAGGGAAGTCGCTTCAGAGCTTCTCTTGGTGCTCCAAGCAACTGATGGGGGCAAACCTGAGCTGACAGGTAGCACAGAGTTACACATCACAGTGCTGGATGTAAATGACAACGCCCCAGTGTTTGACAAAGCAGTCCATCGTGTAAAATTACTGGAGAATTCGAGAAACGGTACACTGGTTATTAGACTTAACGCCTCGGATTTGGATGAAGGTTCAAACAGCCACATTCTTTATTCCTTTGCAACTGATGTCTCCTCTAATACAGAAGCCTTTTTCTGCATAGATTCAGCCAgtggagaaataaaagtaaacggaaaaatagattttgaagAAACTAAATTATGGAAACTTCAAATAGAAGCAGTTGACAAAGGAAATCCCCCGATGTTTGGTCACTGCACAATCTTGGTAGAAATCTTGGACATTAATGATAATGCTCCGGAGTTGCTAGTGACGTCACTATCGTTGTCTGTTCCAGAGGATGCTACACTAGGGACTGTCATCGCCCTAATCAG includes the following:
- the LOC123323906 gene encoding protocadherin alpha-10-like, producing the protein MLASGPGGQGTKYLLLSVLLLAAWGAESGQVHYSVPEEAKHGTFVGRIAQDLGLELAELVPRLFRVASKGHGDLLEVNLQNGILFVNSRIDREELCGRSAECSIHLEVIVDRPLQVFHVEVEVKDINDNPPVFPATQKNLFISETRALDSHFSLEGASDADIGANALLTYKLSPSEYFSLEVPTNDDQVKPLQLVLKKLLDREVASELLLVLQATDGGKPELTGSTELHITVLDVNDNAPVFDKAVHRVKLLENSRNGTLVIRLNASDLDEGSNSHILYSFATDVSSNTEAFFCIDSASGEIKVNGKIDFEETKLWKLQIEAVDKGNPPMFGHCTILVEILDINDNAPELLVTSLSLSVPEDATLGTVIALISVTDRDSGANGQVTCSLTPHVPFKLVSTFKNYY